tatctatctatctatctatctatctatctatctatctatctatctatctatctatctatctatctaatctatgacgatatcatttttttcccacatacagtacagtatatgtttCCCACCGCAGTTTGTGAAAAGTATTTTGTCCTAGTGTAGTAGCCGTAGCATGTTATCAAAATGGCCGCTCAGTTGCGCATGCGCACTGTTGATTATGTAGACCTCGCAGATCGCGGCTTGGTCGTGCGCGTCATAATTCTACTAGAATTACTACTGAATAGACTAAAACCTGGACATAGTACGCGCGTCACTATTTCCCTGGACTAAAAACGGAATAAATTCGAACTTCGTGTCATGGCTAAAGTAGCTTAGCCTgttagccgctaacaaagagacaCGTGTTAGTAACACATCGCTAAGAAGAGATCAAAGTGTTGTGATTGTGGCGTGAATATGTGTACTACAAAAACAGCAGAGTACAAGGAGGAATTTTGTGGAACAGAAGAGGACATCAAGCCACAACGTGACGAACTGGACGAACTTTGTAAGGTGGAACCTCGAGTTGTCTTgcacagagcaggtttgttcaCTTCTGCTGCGTTTTCTGCCCCTCATTTGCTTACTAACTGCTTAAAAATATTCCTGcgcttattattatttcttaacAAAATGCTTGTTAGctttttatgttaaatttaattttgacaTGATTAACGTCCAATGATGTGTGTACTAGGTGGATCTGATGGTGTCCCCTCATCATTCTGTGGACCCAAGGATGAAGCTCGCCATTGCAGAGGTTTTGGTAGGATTTTCCAGTAATGTAAACGTGGAGATTGACTGCCTGGAAGAGTGCACACAAGTTGATGGGCACACAATGCGCTTTCCGTCACCTACATGTGGAtgcacttcttcttttttttttttttttactcgctaCTGTCAACTCTGGCTTAAAGCATAGCTGCAGCCTCTGTACAAAGTTCGTCCACACTTTAGTGTAGATTGTTTGGGGAGTTCACTCAACACTGAAAGGAAGATAAAAGCTGGTAGGCGCATTTTCAGTGAAAAAGTCAGTGCTCTGAGTCTTTGTACTCATAtgggcattggtggagcatgcatgatgtagaaaaatCTTTAATATTAACACGTTAAACTCCACAATGCCTTTAATAATTTGTGGCGTCATTCCCAAGCCATGAACCATTGCCTCCGTGGCAGTGAATAAGCTGACAAGTATCATTCTCACCTTTACTCGATCGATGGAAAATTGATAGGCGCTTGGTGGGGTGGTTCTCCACAAAACGTCGTGGATGCaagattatttcaaattgccCACATCAGCAAAGCGAGATCTTGAAGTTTATCTGCCGCTCTGAGGTCTCCTCCCTCTGCAAATGAAGGAGGCTGCTACGATTGGCCATAAAAACGCTTTTTGTTCCATTCCACAAAAGCGTGCAATGGCGCAAACGGCCATTACGCCCAGATCGAtctacaaaaataccaaaagaaagaaaacgccACTCATGCGCACAGTTGGATGGCGCTTTGTGCTAGATTTGCGCTTGTCAGTTGTTGTCATGGTAACGGTGCAAGGGTTGAATGAAGGCAACTGGACTGGAGTTTGTCTCATCTATGTGTTCTGCAGATGTCAACGAAGAAAATTTCTACCCTGAGCAGCAAGAGCTCGACTCCCCACGaattaaagaggaggaggagccgcAGCCTCTTCACATTAAAGAAGAAGATCAGCaggaggatgacgtcaccacgTTTCCATTGACTGGCATCAGTGTGAAGAGTGAAGATGCCGGTGGCCTCGTAGCTCCACTTTCAGATGGTGACGGCAGAGCCTCACACTCTTCCGACAATGACGGTGATCAACCCACAAAAGGTGATGTGACGTCGCACGCCGGCAGTAAACGAGTGAAATGCTCTCAGTGTGACAAAACTTATTTCGACAAGTCCACCTTGAGAAGACACGAAAGATTACACAGTGATGTaaaaccttttgcttgctcagtttgcggCAAACAGTTTGCTATAAAAGGTGATTTGAACAGGCACACGATAATACACTCTGGAATAAAACCTtatgcttgctcagtttgtggtaaaacctTTACGAAAAAGTCACATGTAAACAGCCACACCAAAACGCACACTggtgaaaaaccttttgcctgctcagtttgtgacaAAAGTTTCTATAGAAAGACACATTTAAAGATACACACAATAAGACACaccggcgagaaaccttttgtctgctcaGTTTGCGGGAAGAAATTCATTACGAAGGACTGTTTGAAACAGCACACTCTAGTACACACGAAAGAAAAACGTCACGCGTGCTTAGTTTGTGGTCTGAAATTTTctcaacaaaaaaatttaacaacGCACACGAGAATACATGCTGACCAGAAGCCTTTTGGCTGCTCAGTTTGCGGGCGTAAATTTTACGCAGATCAAGATTTAAAAAGGCACTCAAAATCTCACACAAGGGAAAAACCTCTCGCCTGCTCCGTTTGTGATAAACGCTTTTTTAACCAAAGTGAattgaaaaaacacacaatcgCACACAGTGGGGAGAAACCTTTtctctgctcagtttgtggtaaatcGTGGCATACAAATAAAGATTTAATCATGCACTCGAGAattcacactggagagaaagcATTTATCTGCTCAGTGTGTGGTCTAACGTTTACTTTCAAGCAAAGTTTATTTCGACATTCAATcacacacagtggagaaaagCCGTTTGCCTGTTCGGTTTGTGGCAAAACATTTTGTACAAAGATGCGCTTAAAAAATCACACAacaagacacactggggaaaaaccttttgcatGCTCGGTTTGCGCTAAACGGTTTTCTTTCAAaagcgatttaaaaaaacactcaagaacacacactggggagaaagCTTTtgtttgctcagtttgtggtgaaACATTTTCCATGAAGGCAACCTTAACAacgcacac
Above is a genomic segment from Festucalex cinctus isolate MCC-2025b chromosome 4, RoL_Fcin_1.0, whole genome shotgun sequence containing:
- the LOC144018105 gene encoding uncharacterized protein LOC144018105 is translated as MCTTKTAEYKEEFCGTEEDIKPQRDELDELCKVEPRVVLHRAGGSDGVPSSFCGPKDEARHCRGFDVNEENFYPEQQELDSPRIKEEEEPQPLHIKEEDQQEDDVTTFPLTGISVKSEDAGGLVAPLSDGDGRASHSSDNDGDQPTKGDVTSHAGSKRVKCSQCDKTYFDKSTLRRHERLHSDVKPFACSVCGKQFAIKGDLNRHTIIHSGIKPYACSVCGKTFTKKSHVNSHTKTHTGEKPFACSVCDKSFYRKTHLKIHTIRHTGEKPFVCSVCGKKFITKDCLKQHTLVHTKEKRHACLVCGLKFSQQKNLTTHTRIHADQKPFGCSVCGRKFYADQDLKRHSKSHTREKPLACSVCDKRFFNQSELKKHTIAHSGEKPFLCSVCGKSWHTNKDLIMHSRIHTGEKAFICSVCGLTFTFKQSLFRHSITHSGEKPFACSVCGKTFCTKMRLKNHTTRHTGEKPFACSVCAKRFSFKSDLKKHSRTHTGEKAFVCSVCGETFSMKATLTTHTRTHTG